The following coding sequences are from one Caminibacter pacificus window:
- a CDS encoding RidA family protein, which yields MQKIYTKKAPEAIGPYSQAIKVGNMIFTSGQIALTPEGEFLDADVKTQTKQVCENLKAVLEASGAKIENVVKTTIFLDDINNFAAVNEVYGEYFSHKPARSTVAVKELPKGAKIEIECVAVVE from the coding sequence ATGCAAAAAATATACACAAAAAAAGCTCCTGAAGCGATAGGACCTTATTCTCAAGCAATCAAAGTAGGAAATATGATTTTTACTTCCGGACAAATCGCACTTACACCCGAGGGTGAGTTTTTAGACGCGGACGTAAAAACTCAAACTAAGCAAGTTTGCGAAAACCTAAAAGCGGTACTTGAAGCGTCGGGAGCGAAAATAGAAAACGTAGTAAAAACAACTATTTTCTTAGACGATATCAATAATTTTGCGGCTGTAAACGAAGTTTACGGAGAGTATTTTTCTCATAAGCCGGCAAGAAGTACCGTAGCGGTTAAAGAATTGCCAAAAGGTGCAAAAATAGAAATTGAATGTGTTGCGGTGGTCGAATAA
- a CDS encoding patatin-like phospholipase family protein, with translation MNVSLVLSGGGARGYTFIGVVEELQAHGIKFSSISGTSMGSLIGALTACNKLDKYKEWVMSLDFIDILTFLKPPFNRLDGDKIFNKIKELVGDYKIEDLPVKFTAVATDLTKKKEVWFQKGDLWTAVKASSAIPGVFEPVVLNGHVLVDGGVLNLMPVAPVMSDMSDLIIAINANAEPIVRNYDIPKEIRKKQTIFEEVWNKIFSGKEDVVNQSINLMMEVIFRYRCAEYRPDIEIKIPQNLAKWYEFHKAPELIEIGRILAREALEDAQKQGIITLKKEKNAKNIHKKSS, from the coding sequence ATGAACGTTTCTTTGGTTTTAAGCGGAGGAGGAGCGAGAGGATATACGTTTATCGGTGTTGTAGAAGAGCTCCAAGCTCATGGTATAAAATTCAGTTCTATATCCGGTACTTCTATGGGGTCGTTAATAGGAGCGCTTACGGCTTGCAATAAGCTTGATAAGTATAAAGAATGGGTGATGAGTCTTGATTTTATTGATATTCTTACCTTTCTAAAACCTCCATTTAACAGACTTGACGGAGATAAGATTTTCAATAAAATCAAAGAACTCGTGGGGGATTATAAAATTGAAGATTTGCCGGTAAAATTTACCGCAGTTGCGACGGATTTGACAAAGAAAAAAGAGGTTTGGTTTCAAAAGGGTGATTTATGGACGGCCGTTAAAGCCTCAAGCGCTATTCCCGGAGTTTTCGAGCCCGTAGTACTTAACGGGCACGTATTGGTTGACGGAGGGGTTTTGAATCTTATGCCCGTAGCTCCGGTAATGAGCGATATGAGTGATTTGATTATTGCGATAAACGCAAATGCGGAGCCAATTGTCAGAAATTATGACATTCCAAAAGAAATCAGAAAAAAACAGACGATTTTCGAAGAGGTTTGGAATAAGATATTTAGCGGAAAAGAAGATGTCGTTAATCAATCGATTAATCTTATGATGGAAGTGATTTTTAGATACAGATGTGCCGAATACAGACCCGATATCGAAATAAAAATACCTCAAAATCTTGCTAAATGGTATGAGTTTCACAAAGCTCCCGAACTTATCGAAATAGGAAGAATTTTGGCAAGAGAGGCTCTTGAAGACGCACAAAAACAAGGTATAATTACTCTAAAAAAGGAGAAAAATGCAAAAAATATACACAAAAAAAGCTCCTGA
- the groL gene encoding chaperonin GroEL (60 kDa chaperone family; promotes refolding of misfolded polypeptides especially under stressful conditions; forms two stacked rings of heptamers to form a barrel-shaped 14mer; ends can be capped by GroES; misfolded proteins enter the barrel where they are refolded when GroES binds), with amino-acid sequence MAKEIVYSDVARNELLAGVEKLADAVRVTMGPKGRNVLLQRSFGAPHITKDGVSVAKEIELKHPVENMGAQLVKEVASKTADEAGDGTTTATVLAHAIFKEGLKYITAGANPIAVKRGMDKAAQAIIEELKKMSKPVENKEQIAQVATISANNDRKIGELIAEAMDKVGKDGVITVEEGKSLEDELEVVEGMQFDRGYLSPYFVTDTEKMVAEYNDAYILLYDKKISSMKDLLPLLEQLVQQGGNKPLLIIAEDVEGEALATLVVNKLRGVLNVVAVKAPGFGDRRKAMLQDIAILTGGQVISEELGRTLESATLADLGQAGRVVVDKENTTIVDGKGDKAAIEARINQIKKEIEETTSDYDREKLQERLAKLSGGVAVIKVGAATETEMKEKKDRVDDALSATKAAVEEGIVIGGGAAILKAAKKAEVESVDPDEQIGIDIIKRAVKAPIKQIASNAGYEPGVVALTVEEADDNTGFNAATGEYVNMFEAGIIDPTKVERIALQNAVSVSGLLLTTEAAVTEEPKDEKAPAAPDMGGMGGMGMM; translated from the coding sequence ATGGCAAAAGAAATCGTATATAGTGATGTTGCAAGAAACGAATTATTAGCAGGTGTTGAAAAACTTGCCGATGCAGTTAGAGTTACAATGGGACCGAAAGGTAGAAACGTTCTACTTCAAAGAAGTTTCGGAGCACCTCATATTACAAAAGACGGTGTATCCGTAGCAAAAGAAATCGAACTTAAACATCCTGTAGAAAATATGGGTGCGCAACTTGTAAAAGAAGTTGCGAGCAAAACTGCTGATGAAGCGGGGGACGGTACAACTACTGCGACAGTTTTAGCACATGCAATCTTTAAAGAAGGTCTAAAATACATTACTGCCGGTGCAAATCCGATAGCGGTAAAAAGAGGTATGGATAAAGCGGCTCAAGCTATTATCGAAGAACTTAAAAAAATGAGCAAACCTGTTGAAAACAAAGAACAAATCGCTCAAGTTGCGACAATTTCAGCAAACAACGATAGAAAAATCGGTGAATTAATCGCTGAAGCAATGGATAAAGTAGGAAAAGACGGAGTTATTACTGTAGAAGAAGGTAAATCTCTTGAAGACGAACTTGAAGTGGTTGAAGGTATGCAATTCGATAGAGGATATCTATCACCATACTTCGTAACTGATACTGAAAAAATGGTAGCTGAATACAATGACGCATACATTTTACTATATGATAAAAAAATCAGCAGCATGAAAGATTTATTACCGTTACTTGAACAATTAGTACAACAAGGCGGAAATAAACCGTTATTAATCATTGCTGAAGACGTAGAAGGTGAAGCTCTTGCAACACTTGTAGTTAACAAACTAAGAGGAGTATTAAACGTAGTTGCTGTTAAAGCGCCTGGATTTGGTGACAGAAGAAAAGCTATGCTTCAAGATATCGCAATCTTAACAGGCGGACAAGTGATTTCTGAAGAGCTTGGTAGAACACTTGAAAGCGCGACATTAGCAGACCTCGGACAAGCAGGAAGAGTTGTAGTTGATAAAGAAAACACTACAATCGTAGACGGAAAAGGTGATAAAGCTGCTATTGAAGCGAGAATTAACCAAATCAAAAAAGAAATTGAAGAAACAACAAGTGATTACGACAGAGAAAAATTACAAGAAAGACTTGCAAAACTTAGCGGTGGTGTAGCTGTTATTAAAGTAGGTGCGGCTACTGAAACTGAAATGAAAGAGAAAAAAGACAGAGTTGACGACGCTCTAAGCGCAACTAAAGCGGCTGTTGAAGAAGGTATCGTAATCGGTGGTGGTGCGGCTATTCTGAAAGCTGCTAAAAAAGCGGAAGTAGAATCTGTAGACCCTGATGAACAAATCGGAATCGATATCATCAAAAGAGCTGTAAAAGCTCCTATCAAACAAATCGCAAGCAACGCGGGATATGAACCAGGAGTTGTAGCGTTAACTGTAGAAGAAGCTGATGATAATACAGGATTCAACGCAGCAACAGGTGAATACGTAAATATGTTTGAAGCGGGTATCATCGACCCTACAAAAGTTGAAAGAATCGCTCTTCAAAACGCAGTGAGCGTTTCAGGATTGCTTCTAACAACTGAAGCGGCTGTAACAGAAGAGCCAAAAGACGAAAAAGCCCCTGCAGCTCCTGATATGGGAGGAATGGGCGGAATGGGAATGATGTAA
- the groES gene encoding co-chaperone GroES, producing the protein MFRPIGLRVLVERLEEEAKTASGIIIPDNAKEKPLEGKVIAISKEVEEDENLPINEGDIVVFAKYAGTDITIDGKEYLVLNTDDILGKIEK; encoded by the coding sequence ATGTTTAGACCAATCGGATTAAGAGTATTAGTGGAAAGACTTGAAGAAGAAGCGAAAACTGCAAGCGGAATCATTATTCCTGATAACGCGAAAGAAAAACCTCTTGAAGGAAAAGTAATCGCTATTTCAAAAGAAGTAGAAGAAGACGAAAACCTACCTATTAATGAAGGTGATATCGTAGTATTCGCAAAATACGCTGGAACTGACATTACAATCGACGGAAAAGAATATTTAGTATTAAATACTGACGATATTCTTGGAAAAATTGAAAAATAA
- a CDS encoding TRAP transporter large permease has translation MIVITLFGIFFLLLLLSVPVGVSLGFSAIITAFIFEGSDAVIDLASNLFSQLDKYALMAIPMFIMAGNLLSKGSSAKRIIEFAKAFVGHLPGGLPIAAIFASIIFAAVSGSSPATVAAIGSIMFGAITAAGYPKTYAIGTITTAGSLGILIPPSIVMIIYGVTAEQSIGKLFMAGVIPGLLIGFMLMAVTYIGAKRLGFKRTKPATWKERWIKFKEAFWALMTIVIIIGGIYGGIFTPTEAAAVSAIWALFIAIFIYKDIKLKDLGDVIFESAKTSSMILFIIANASMFAYFLTLENIPDMLTQAVVNMHLDKVQFLIAVNIILLIAGNFMEPSSIIMIMVPLLLPVAKMLGIDPIHFGVIITINMELGMLTPPVGLNLFVASGITGLPIKEIVKSVLPWFFVLLLGLILITYVPQISLWLPQKMMG, from the coding sequence GTGATTGTAATTACTCTTTTCGGGATTTTTTTTCTGCTTTTGCTTTTGAGTGTGCCAGTTGGTGTCTCTCTTGGATTTTCGGCAATTATAACCGCATTTATTTTTGAAGGAAGCGATGCCGTAATCGACCTTGCGAGCAATCTTTTTTCACAGCTTGATAAATACGCTTTAATGGCTATTCCGATGTTTATTATGGCCGGAAATCTACTCAGTAAAGGTAGCAGTGCAAAAAGAATAATCGAATTTGCAAAAGCGTTCGTAGGACATTTACCCGGCGGTCTTCCGATTGCGGCTATTTTTGCGAGTATTATTTTTGCGGCCGTATCCGGAAGCTCTCCTGCAACCGTTGCGGCTATCGGGTCTATCATGTTTGGTGCGATTACGGCTGCCGGGTATCCTAAAACTTACGCAATCGGTACAATTACCACTGCCGGAAGTTTAGGTATTTTGATACCTCCGAGTATCGTTATGATTATTTACGGAGTTACTGCCGAACAAAGTATCGGAAAGCTTTTTATGGCAGGTGTGATTCCGGGATTGCTTATCGGTTTTATGCTTATGGCGGTGACATATATCGGAGCTAAAAGACTCGGCTTTAAACGCACAAAACCGGCAACTTGGAAAGAGAGATGGATAAAATTTAAAGAAGCTTTTTGGGCTTTGATGACGATTGTTATTATTATCGGAGGAATTTACGGAGGCATCTTTACTCCGACGGAAGCTGCGGCTGTCAGTGCCATTTGGGCGCTTTTTATTGCTATTTTTATTTATAAAGATATCAAACTCAAAGATTTGGGTGATGTGATTTTCGAAAGTGCAAAAACATCTTCTATGATTTTGTTTATTATCGCAAACGCTTCGATGTTCGCTTACTTTTTGACTCTTGAAAATATCCCGGATATGCTAACCCAAGCGGTTGTAAATATGCATTTAGACAAAGTGCAATTTTTAATTGCAGTAAATATTATATTGCTAATAGCAGGTAACTTTATGGAACCAAGCTCAATTATTATGATTATGGTGCCTTTGCTTTTACCTGTTGCTAAAATGTTAGGAATAGACCCTATACATTTCGGTGTGATTATTACAATCAATATGGAACTCGGAATGTTAACTCCGCCTGTCGGGCTTAATCTTTTCGTAGCAAGCGGTATTACGGGACTTCCTATAAAAGAAATCGTAAAATCGGTACTTCCTTGGTTTTTCGTACTTTTATTGGGACTTATCCTCATAACATACGTACCTCAAATTTCGCTTTGGCTTCCTCAAAAAATGATGGGGTAA
- a CDS encoding TRAP transporter small permease translates to MKLIDLFDKIVRGILIFLTSFGIAGGILLAFINVVARFVFHEGIDWAFELTNYLFIWSAFFGAAYLFRIGGHIKVTLILDLLPDKLAKLDVLLVDLIIIAYLAIVGYFGYLFIFDPDLGVYSSGEVSVDLGIPMWIPYIVIPLSSLFGILMVIFKMKEDIATPAEKIRGKSESEMIIEEVRENMGEVK, encoded by the coding sequence ATGAAACTAATCGACCTTTTCGATAAAATCGTTCGAGGAATTTTGATATTCCTCACCTCTTTCGGAATTGCCGGTGGGATTCTTTTGGCTTTTATAAACGTAGTTGCGAGATTTGTTTTTCATGAAGGAATCGACTGGGCTTTCGAGCTTACAAATTATCTATTTATTTGGTCCGCATTTTTCGGTGCCGCTTATCTTTTTAGGATAGGTGGCCATATAAAAGTCACTCTAATTCTTGATTTGTTACCCGATAAACTTGCCAAACTTGACGTTTTACTTGTCGATTTGATTATTATCGCTTATCTCGCTATTGTCGGATATTTCGGATATTTGTTTATTTTTGACCCTGATTTGGGAGTTTATTCGAGCGGTGAAGTTAGTGTGGATTTGGGAATTCCTATGTGGATACCTTATATCGTTATTCCGTTAAGTTCGCTTTTTGGAATATTGATGGTTATTTTTAAAATGAAAGAAGATATTGCTACTCCTGCCGAAAAGATAAGAGGAAAGAGCGAGAGTGAAATGATAATCGAAGAAGTTAGAGAAAATATGGGAGAGGTTAAGTGA
- a CDS encoding TRAP transporter substrate-binding protein, with translation MKFLKGMVSLALLASMSFAAEYVIKFSHVVSPNTPKGKAADYFAKRVEELSHGRIKVEVYPNAQLGKDKVILRKMKFNTVQMAAPSFSKFTGLVPQLGLFDLPFLFKNEDHLHRVLDGKVGQKLLDMVTKKGYVALAYWDNGFKQLTDSKRPLIKPSDCKGLKFRVMSSKVLIEQFKALGAIPVVLPFSEVYSALQQGVVDGQENTISNIYTKKFYEVQRYMTMSNHGYLGYMVVMSKKFWNKLPADLKAVVKQAIKDATAKERVWAKELNNDQLNKIKEYAKKTGKLEIDYLTPEQRAVWEKKLRSIYPKFYNTIGKDLIEEVIKEGE, from the coding sequence ATGAAATTTTTAAAAGGAATGGTAAGCTTAGCTCTTTTAGCTTCAATGAGTTTTGCGGCTGAATATGTGATTAAGTTCTCACACGTTGTATCACCGAACACTCCAAAAGGTAAAGCTGCAGATTATTTTGCAAAAAGAGTGGAAGAGCTTTCTCACGGAAGAATTAAAGTAGAAGTGTATCCAAACGCACAACTTGGAAAAGATAAGGTGATTTTAAGAAAAATGAAATTCAATACCGTTCAAATGGCGGCACCGAGTTTTTCTAAATTTACGGGACTTGTACCGCAACTCGGACTTTTCGATTTACCGTTTTTATTCAAAAACGAAGATCATCTTCACAGAGTACTTGACGGAAAAGTGGGACAAAAACTTCTTGATATGGTTACGAAAAAAGGTTATGTAGCACTTGCATATTGGGATAACGGATTTAAGCAACTTACCGATAGCAAAAGACCTCTTATTAAGCCGAGTGATTGTAAAGGGTTAAAATTTAGAGTTATGAGTTCAAAAGTTTTAATCGAACAATTTAAAGCGCTTGGTGCTATTCCTGTAGTTTTACCGTTTAGTGAAGTATATTCCGCTCTTCAACAAGGCGTAGTTGACGGACAAGAAAATACAATTTCAAACATCTACACAAAAAAATTCTATGAAGTTCAAAGATATATGACAATGTCAAATCACGGATATTTGGGATATATGGTTGTAATGAGCAAAAAATTCTGGAATAAACTTCCTGCGGATTTAAAAGCTGTAGTAAAACAAGCTATTAAAGACGCTACGGCAAAAGAGAGAGTTTGGGCAAAAGAGCTTAACAACGATCAACTTAACAAAATCAAAGAATACGCTAAAAAAACAGGAAAACTTGAAATCGACTACCTAACACCGGAACAAAGAGCGGTTTGGGAGAAAAAACTAAGAAGCATTTATCCTAAATTCTACAACACTATCGGAAAAGACTTAATCGAAGAAGTGATTAAAGAAGGAGAATGA
- a CDS encoding DNA polymerase III subunit gamma/tau, with amino-acid sequence MVLALKYRPKRFEEIIGQDAIVKTLTNALDKNRLAHAYLFSGLRGAGKTTTARIFSKALQCEKGPTSSPCETCENCIMANENRHIDIIEMDAASNRKIEDIRELIEHTKYKPTLGKYKIFIIDEVHMLTNEAFNALLKTLEEPPEYVKFIMATTDPLKLPATILSRVQHFRFNKIPESTIESYLQRVLTQENVEFEDEALRLIVKSAKGSVRDSLTLLDQAIAYCGGKIELDKVVEMLGVINPEIISQIFKAIIENDKEKLKEIIKEIKDYDIESVLDEIILFLKDALFNGGLPLITVQRFFNIISDSRELIKYNSDNEFILSLMFFRMVEATKPHKIDDLIKNLEQKIDIDSYKPKDLPNITKPDPEELFKTLIAKIKEKDYDLGLCFETSVKFISFENNELKWESCPDIECKNMLRRFFSPVIRPLINEIFGLNVKIIPQKCPESPKPQPQPQQPQTQKKTNSPLNDKSEQVISKVREVFGSDVKITKILHKS; translated from the coding sequence GTGGTATTAGCTCTCAAATACAGACCCAAACGTTTTGAAGAAATCATCGGACAAGACGCAATAGTCAAAACTCTTACAAACGCACTTGACAAAAACAGACTTGCTCACGCTTATCTTTTCTCAGGCCTAAGAGGTGCGGGAAAAACCACAACCGCAAGGATATTCTCAAAAGCACTACAATGCGAAAAAGGGCCTACTTCCAGCCCTTGCGAAACGTGTGAAAATTGTATTATGGCAAATGAGAACCGCCATATCGATATTATTGAAATGGACGCGGCAAGTAATAGAAAAATCGAAGATATTAGAGAGCTTATCGAACACACCAAATATAAACCGACACTCGGAAAATACAAAATCTTCATAATAGACGAAGTTCATATGCTAACGAACGAAGCCTTTAACGCTCTTTTAAAGACATTAGAAGAGCCGCCTGAATATGTAAAGTTTATTATGGCAACGACAGACCCTCTTAAATTGCCCGCAACAATACTTAGTAGAGTTCAGCATTTTAGATTCAACAAAATCCCGGAAAGTACTATTGAGAGTTATCTTCAAAGAGTATTAACTCAAGAAAACGTAGAATTTGAAGACGAAGCGCTAAGACTAATCGTAAAATCAGCAAAAGGTAGTGTTAGAGATTCTTTAACTCTATTAGACCAAGCTATAGCTTATTGCGGAGGCAAAATCGAGCTTGACAAAGTCGTAGAAATGCTCGGAGTTATCAATCCGGAAATAATCTCGCAAATTTTCAAAGCCATAATAGAAAACGACAAAGAAAAACTAAAAGAAATCATAAAAGAGATAAAAGACTACGATATCGAATCCGTTCTTGATGAAATCATATTATTTTTAAAAGACGCTCTTTTTAACGGAGGCCTGCCTCTTATTACCGTTCAGAGATTTTTTAATATCATAAGCGACTCAAGAGAACTCATAAAATACAACAGCGACAACGAATTTATATTATCGCTGATGTTTTTTAGAATGGTAGAGGCGACAAAACCTCATAAGATTGACGATTTAATTAAAAATTTAGAACAAAAAATAGACATCGACTCTTATAAACCGAAAGATTTGCCAAACATTACAAAACCTGATCCTGAAGAGCTCTTTAAAACACTTATTGCAAAAATTAAAGAAAAAGATTACGACTTGGGACTTTGCTTTGAGACAAGCGTAAAATTTATATCTTTTGAAAACAACGAACTTAAATGGGAAAGCTGTCCGGATATCGAATGTAAAAATATGCTAAGAAGATTTTTTTCACCTGTAATAAGACCTCTAATCAACGAAATTTTCGGTCTAAACGTAAAAATAATTCCTCAAAAATGCCCGGAATCTCCAAAACCTCAGCCGCAACCACAACAACCCCAAACTCAAAAAAAAACAAATTCACCACTTAATGATAAATCCGAACAAGTTATCAGCAAAGTAAGAGAAGTTTTCGGAAGCGACGTAAAAATCACAAAAATCCTACACAAAAGCTAA
- a CDS encoding MarC family protein: MSKIFVDILILITVYNPLEAAIVLLSIKNENDDVGKIAIKSTITVFVLSFLIVFVSSFLFSHLHSDFINGNENLYISAIKVIGGAILFWVGWIMVNGKRASKLVLNKKEKKLAKEKEDISIIPMAVPVILGPGVFTTLLVLGDRAKSMIQKEELFIALVFSVFVMYLTLRYAQKVISFLGVHGIRIISILTGLFIMFVAVLFFADGVRGILAFV; the protein is encoded by the coding sequence TTGAGTAAAATTTTTGTGGATATATTGATTTTGATAACAGTTTATAATCCTTTGGAAGCCGCGATAGTTCTTCTTTCTATTAAAAACGAAAACGACGATGTCGGAAAAATTGCTATAAAATCGACAATTACCGTATTTGTACTTTCGTTTTTGATCGTTTTTGTCTCTTCTTTTTTGTTTTCACATCTGCATTCGGATTTTATAAACGGCAATGAAAATTTATATATCAGCGCTATAAAAGTTATTGGCGGAGCTATTTTGTTTTGGGTAGGGTGGATAATGGTAAACGGCAAAAGAGCAAGCAAGCTTGTTCTTAATAAAAAAGAGAAAAAACTTGCCAAAGAAAAAGAGGATATTTCGATAATTCCGATGGCTGTGCCGGTTATTTTGGGACCGGGCGTTTTTACGACTCTTCTTGTTCTTGGGGATAGAGCTAAGAGTATGATACAAAAAGAGGAGCTTTTTATCGCTCTTGTGTTTTCGGTATTCGTTATGTATTTGACTTTGAGATATGCTCAAAAAGTCATAAGCTTTTTAGGTGTTCACGGAATCAGGATAATTTCGATACTTACGGGGCTTTTTATAATGTTTGTTGCGGTGTTGTTTTTTGCGGACGGAGTAAGAGGAATTTTAGCTTTTGTGTAG
- a CDS encoding ribonuclease Z, with protein sequence MKFTFLGTSAGRPTKKRNVSALAVEFENESGWYLFDCGEGTQHQILKAGLSIYKLKAIFITHIHGDHCYGLFGLITSRMLEGCTESLLIYAPKGVKEMVESVVDISFEHLGYKLEFVEIYGGFEEEFEKFHLKVLPLIHSVPSYAFYISQKPKVKLNARKLQNDGLMPGIFYQDIKNGKDVEVDGKKYIASEYLDIREGKKIIIAGDNAEPDFLAKYLENTDLLIHEATYTEEVFEKLETKYLHTTAANLAKTAEKFRVKNLIATHISPRFEGEEILEEIKKFYNGNAFVANDFDVFELKEELRRVE encoded by the coding sequence TTGAAATTTACTTTTTTAGGAACGAGTGCCGGAAGACCTACAAAAAAAAGAAACGTTTCGGCATTGGCCGTGGAGTTTGAAAATGAAAGCGGTTGGTATCTTTTTGATTGCGGTGAGGGGACTCAGCATCAGATATTAAAAGCCGGACTATCTATTTATAAACTAAAAGCGATATTCATAACTCACATACACGGAGACCATTGTTACGGACTTTTCGGGCTTATTACTTCAAGAATGCTTGAAGGCTGCACCGAATCGTTGTTAATTTACGCTCCAAAAGGCGTTAAGGAGATGGTAGAGAGTGTTGTTGATATTAGTTTTGAGCATTTGGGCTATAAACTTGAATTTGTCGAAATTTACGGAGGCTTTGAAGAAGAGTTTGAAAAATTTCATTTAAAGGTTTTGCCGCTTATACATTCGGTACCGAGTTATGCTTTTTATATTTCTCAAAAACCAAAAGTAAAACTAAACGCTCGAAAATTACAAAACGACGGATTGATGCCGGGAATTTTTTATCAGGATATAAAAAACGGAAAAGACGTTGAAGTTGATGGCAAAAAATATATAGCAAGCGAATATTTGGATATTAGAGAAGGTAAAAAAATTATAATAGCAGGGGATAACGCAGAGCCCGATTTTTTGGCAAAGTATCTTGAAAATACCGACCTTTTAATTCACGAAGCGACTTATACCGAAGAAGTGTTTGAAAAACTCGAAACGAAATATCTCCATACAACTGCGGCAAATTTGGCAAAAACAGCGGAAAAATTTAGAGTAAAAAATTTAATAGCCACACATATATCTCCTCGGTTTGAAGGAGAAGAGATTTTGGAGGAGATAAAAAAATTTTATAACGGAAATGCATTTGTTGCAAATGATTTTGACGTTTTCGAATTAAAAGAGGAGCTTAGACGTGTTGAGTAA
- a CDS encoding ATP-binding protein produces MKEITIHFLIGIPASGKSYYAENVLKNKYKNIIHLDSDDIRQELIKKYKIENEKENDKYFEKIDEEVDEIFLKKVEELIKKGENFILDNANYKKSTRDRILKHINEVSKKYNIHSKIIGYYFVVPREVIEKRNILRAKRGNRFLISKESIDYYFKHYDIPTIDEGFDELVEVKINN; encoded by the coding sequence ATGAAAGAAATTACAATTCATTTTTTAATCGGAATTCCAGCAAGTGGGAAATCATATTATGCGGAAAATGTCTTGAAAAATAAGTACAAAAATATAATTCATTTGGATAGTGACGATATTAGACAGGAATTAATTAAAAAATATAAAATTGAAAATGAAAAAGAAAATGATAAATATTTTGAAAAAATTGACGAGGAAGTTGATGAAATTTTCTTAAAAAAAGTTGAAGAATTGATTAAAAAAGGAGAAAATTTTATATTGGATAATGCCAATTATAAAAAATCTACGAGAGATAGAATTTTAAAACATATAAATGAAGTTTCAAAAAAATATAATATTCATTCTAAAATTATCGGCTATTATTTTGTTGTTCCGCGAGAAGTAATTGAAAAAAGAAATATTTTAAGAGCTAAAAGAGGGAACAGATTTTTAATTTCAAAAGAGAGTATTGATTATTATTTCAAACATTATGATATTCCGACTATTGATGAAGGATTTGATGAATTAGTTGAAGTTAAAATAAATAATTAA